One Thermococcus eurythermalis DNA segment encodes these proteins:
- a CDS encoding PspC domain-containing protein gives MRSRRNRVFLGVIGGIAEYLDVDPTLLRVIFAVLLVFNPVAMTLLYFLLAIIMPEEECEGTPLEERLSELAEETEKRANEIISNGDTKTLAIILIVLGAALVAKPLFPIIVGPIGGTTLLAVVLLIIGIILLAEGD, from the coding sequence GTGAGATCCCGTCGGAACAGGGTCTTTCTTGGGGTTATAGGAGGCATAGCGGAGTACCTCGACGTAGACCCAACGCTGCTCAGGGTCATATTCGCCGTCCTGCTGGTGTTCAACCCCGTCGCCATGACACTGCTCTACTTCCTGCTCGCCATCATAATGCCGGAAGAAGAGTGCGAGGGGACTCCTCTCGAAGAGAGGCTCAGCGAGCTGGCGGAGGAAACCGAAAAGCGGGCCAACGAGATAATTTCGAACGGAGACACCAAGACCCTCGCGATAATACTTATAGTGCTCGGCGCGGCCCTCGTGGCAAAGCCCCTGTTCCCCATAATAGTTGGCCCCATAGGGGGAACAACGCTTCTCGCCGTTGTGCTCCTCATCATAGGCATAATACTGCTCGCGGAGGGTGATTGA
- the pfpI gene encoding deglycase PfpI has product MKVLFLSANEFEDVELIYPLHRIKEEGHEVYIASFERGKITGKHGYTVEVQLSFDEVDPDEFDALVLPGGRAPERVRLNEKAVSIAKKMFEDGKPVATICHGPQILISAGVLKGRRGTSYAGIRDDMRNAGVEWVDEPVVVDGNWVSSRHPGDLYAWMREFVKLLR; this is encoded by the coding sequence GTGAAGGTTCTGTTTCTCAGTGCCAACGAGTTTGAGGACGTTGAGCTGATTTACCCGCTTCACAGGATAAAAGAAGAGGGCCACGAGGTGTACATAGCAAGCTTTGAGCGCGGGAAGATTACAGGAAAGCACGGCTACACCGTCGAGGTTCAGCTGAGCTTCGACGAGGTTGACCCCGATGAATTCGACGCCCTTGTTCTACCGGGCGGGAGGGCCCCAGAGCGCGTGAGACTAAACGAGAAAGCAGTCTCAATAGCCAAAAAGATGTTCGAGGACGGAAAACCCGTCGCCACCATCTGCCACGGGCCCCAGATACTCATCTCAGCCGGCGTCCTTAAAGGCAGAAGGGGAACGAGCTACGCGGGGATACGGGACGACATGAGGAACGCCGGTGTCGAGTGGGTGGACGAGCCCGTCGTCGTTGACGGCAACTGGGTAAGCTCAAGGCACCCCGGCGACCTCTACGCCTGGATGAGGGAGTTCGTCAAGCTCCTCCGCTGA
- a CDS encoding Lrp/AsnC family transcriptional regulator: protein MTRSGLDEVDRKILMILQKNSRTPLREISKEVGLAESTIYERIKKLKDRGIIKKFTVILDPEALSFKILAFILIKAKAGMYSHVADELKKYPQICEVYETTGDYDMLVKIRTKSSEELNEFLDRIGEIEGVDSTHTMVVLKAHKETTELPL from the coding sequence ATGACGAGGAGCGGCCTTGATGAAGTCGACAGGAAAATTCTCATGATACTCCAGAAGAACAGCAGAACGCCCCTCCGTGAGATTTCTAAGGAGGTTGGGCTCGCCGAATCAACCATCTACGAGCGCATAAAGAAGTTAAAAGACAGGGGAATAATAAAGAAGTTCACCGTCATTCTCGATCCAGAGGCCCTGAGCTTCAAAATCCTTGCCTTCATTCTGATAAAGGCGAAGGCCGGAATGTACAGCCACGTTGCCGATGAGCTCAAAAAGTACCCTCAGATATGCGAGGTTTACGAGACAACGGGAGACTACGACATGCTCGTCAAAATCAGGACGAAGAGCAGTGAGGAGCTCAACGAGTTCCTGGACAGAATTGGGGAGATAGAGGGCGTGGACTCAACGCACACTATGGTCGTCCTCAAGGCCCACAAGGAGACCACAGAGCTTCCACTTTAA
- a CDS encoding OBG GTPase family GTP-binding protein, which yields MPTNVTAEYLAAEEEYRNAKTIPEKIRALEKMYATVPKHKGTEKLRLQIKRKLAELRKELEKQRQVRKGGGGPSIAVRKEGAAQIVLAGLPNVGKSSLLKALTNVDAEVADYAFTTVKPIPGMMHHKDVQIQLVEVPGLVEGAALGKGMGPQLLSVIRNADAIAIVVDLSKDPIKQMEILLREFERAGIKVNKKKPKVEIKRTAMGGIVINGQENIKGDIQEVMKMLREERIHSAEITVKEPVTLEEFSDAIDESLVWRRAIIIANKGDAPGSKENYERLVKAYGDRFKIVPISAKKGINLEELKDELYDLAGIIRVFTKSPGEEPAYPPVALKRGSTVMDLAERIHKDFAKNFRYARVWGKSVKFPGQRVGADHVLEDGDIVEIHAR from the coding sequence ATGCCAACGAACGTGACAGCGGAATACCTGGCCGCGGAAGAGGAGTACAGGAACGCCAAGACTATTCCGGAGAAGATTCGCGCCCTTGAGAAAATGTATGCAACCGTCCCAAAGCACAAGGGGACGGAGAAGCTTCGCCTTCAGATAAAGAGAAAGCTGGCCGAGCTGAGAAAAGAGCTTGAGAAGCAGAGGCAGGTTCGCAAGGGCGGCGGCGGGCCGTCAATAGCGGTGAGGAAGGAAGGTGCCGCCCAGATAGTCTTAGCTGGTCTTCCAAACGTCGGTAAGAGCTCCCTGCTGAAGGCCCTCACCAACGTTGATGCCGAGGTCGCGGACTACGCTTTCACTACTGTTAAGCCAATCCCCGGAATGATGCACCACAAGGACGTCCAGATACAACTAGTTGAGGTTCCGGGCCTCGTTGAGGGTGCCGCCCTCGGAAAGGGCATGGGGCCCCAGCTCCTCAGCGTCATCAGGAACGCCGACGCGATAGCTATAGTCGTTGACCTGTCCAAAGACCCTATTAAACAGATGGAAATCCTTCTCCGGGAGTTCGAGAGGGCAGGAATAAAGGTCAACAAGAAGAAGCCTAAGGTTGAAATAAAGAGGACGGCCATGGGTGGAATCGTCATCAACGGCCAGGAGAACATCAAGGGTGACATCCAGGAAGTCATGAAGATGCTCAGGGAGGAGAGGATACACTCCGCTGAAATCACCGTTAAGGAGCCCGTGACGCTTGAGGAGTTCTCTGATGCGATTGATGAGAGCCTCGTGTGGAGGAGGGCGATAATCATAGCCAACAAGGGCGACGCCCCAGGTAGCAAGGAGAACTACGAGCGCTTAGTGAAAGCCTACGGAGACCGCTTCAAAATCGTCCCAATATCTGCAAAGAAGGGCATAAACCTTGAGGAACTCAAGGACGAGCTCTACGATTTGGCCGGAATCATCCGCGTCTTTACCAAGAGCCCGGGCGAGGAGCCTGCCTATCCGCCGGTGGCGCTCAAGAGGGGCTCGACCGTTATGGACTTAGCCGAGAGGATTCACAAGGACTTCGCCAAGAACTTCCGCTACGCCCGCGTCTGGGGCAAGAGCGTTAAGTTCCCGGGCCAGAGGGTCGGAGCAGACCACGTGCTCGAAGATGGGGACATAGTGGAAATCCACGCCCGCTAA
- a CDS encoding sodium/proline symporter — protein sequence MNSGILFGFLVYLALLAYIGWWANRYTKTEDQYFVGGRKVHVLAATLSDKASDFSGWLMLGYPGSAFKAGLGAFWAGIGCLFGTLADYVLIGPRLRIYAGKFRAITVPDYLEARLKDNTKLIRLLSALIIIIFMTAYVAAQFTAGGKTFAEGFGISDNTGIIITVIILTAYVITGGFFAVVWTDVVQAMFMLLTLIIVPFLALSKIGGFDKATALIAQADPAKLDPFGGATGWAAIIFAIGYASWIVGYLGQPHIVTRYMSVEDPRKLRRPGIFISGTWTIIVLWGAFFAGFLGFAMYQAGMLNVSDPEKVIPAMAVELMPSWLAGFVIAGIISAVMSTADSQLLVASSAIARDFYHKVLGKEVGKKQMVNISRLVVAGVAIVGLWFALTGPKVIYQMVATAWGGLAVGFGPILTLSLWWKRVTKEGGIVGMAYGLISEVIFEAKIYGWAFNPDAPGIFGTIGSWFNGVPVFFINFFITLFIIIVVSLITKPPEDVVKLHEELFRKVPIEGTNKKSITETRAKSQVENVAEFVLAKGMV from the coding sequence ATGAACAGCGGTATCCTCTTTGGTTTTCTGGTCTACCTGGCTCTGCTCGCTTATATCGGTTGGTGGGCCAACCGTTACACCAAAACAGAAGACCAGTATTTCGTCGGTGGGAGAAAAGTCCATGTTCTGGCTGCAACCCTCTCCGACAAGGCCAGCGACTTCTCGGGCTGGCTGATGCTTGGCTACCCTGGAAGCGCCTTCAAGGCAGGCCTCGGTGCCTTCTGGGCAGGTATCGGATGCCTTTTTGGCACCCTTGCGGACTACGTCCTCATAGGGCCCAGGCTGAGAATCTACGCCGGTAAGTTCAGGGCAATAACGGTTCCAGACTACCTGGAAGCCAGGCTGAAAGACAACACCAAGCTGATCAGGCTTCTAAGCGCACTGATAATCATAATCTTCATGACCGCATACGTTGCCGCGCAGTTTACTGCCGGCGGAAAGACCTTTGCGGAGGGCTTCGGAATCAGCGACAACACTGGAATCATCATCACGGTGATAATCCTCACCGCCTACGTTATAACCGGTGGCTTCTTCGCGGTGGTCTGGACGGACGTAGTCCAGGCAATGTTCATGCTCCTGACTCTGATAATTGTCCCCTTCCTGGCGCTCTCCAAGATAGGAGGTTTCGACAAGGCGACCGCGCTAATAGCCCAGGCCGATCCGGCAAAGCTCGACCCGTTTGGAGGGGCCACCGGCTGGGCGGCGATAATCTTTGCAATCGGCTATGCGTCCTGGATAGTTGGCTACCTCGGCCAGCCCCACATAGTCACGCGCTACATGAGCGTTGAAGACCCGAGGAAGCTCAGAAGGCCGGGTATCTTCATTAGTGGAACCTGGACCATAATTGTCCTCTGGGGAGCTTTCTTCGCCGGGTTCCTCGGCTTCGCGATGTACCAGGCGGGCATGCTTAACGTCAGCGACCCGGAGAAGGTAATCCCTGCTATGGCCGTTGAGCTGATGCCCAGCTGGCTGGCCGGCTTCGTCATAGCGGGAATCATATCGGCCGTCATGAGCACTGCTGATTCCCAGTTGCTCGTGGCATCTTCTGCCATAGCAAGGGACTTCTACCACAAGGTCCTCGGCAAGGAGGTCGGCAAGAAACAGATGGTTAACATCTCCAGGCTTGTCGTCGCCGGCGTCGCCATCGTTGGCCTCTGGTTCGCGCTGACCGGGCCTAAGGTTATCTACCAGATGGTCGCTACCGCGTGGGGTGGCCTTGCCGTCGGCTTTGGCCCGATACTCACACTGAGCCTGTGGTGGAAGCGCGTCACCAAGGAGGGCGGAATAGTCGGCATGGCCTACGGCCTCATCAGCGAGGTCATCTTTGAGGCGAAGATTTACGGATGGGCCTTCAACCCCGATGCCCCCGGAATCTTCGGCACGATAGGCTCATGGTTCAACGGTGTCCCGGTGTTCTTCATCAACTTCTTCATAACGCTCTTCATTATCATAGTCGTCAGCCTCATTACCAAGCCCCCAGAAGACGTCGTTAAGCTCCACGAGGAGCTCTTCAGGAAGGTTCCCATAGAGGGAACCAACAAGAAGAGCATCACCGAAACCAGGGCCAAGAGCCAGGTTGAAAACGTAGCCGAGTTCGTCCTGGCAAAGGGTATGGTTTGA
- a CDS encoding FAD-dependent oxidoreductase: MRPLDLTEKDPSKKVTIYLDGKPYEAYEGEKFPVAMLANGVYWLTTSSEGRHRGAFTFGPVPVTVNGVKNINGRKLKVTDGMRIERQTYTDFQEQVEIDEGKPVLQYVVDVAVIGAGPAGLGVIKEIGGRLTTALIEEKGWLGGDLKLKGVKQEGFGDPKEALEELTELPENTRVFLGTAALGVFDKGEYFLVPAVRDDQLIEIMAKRVVLATGAVDSIMLFENNDYPGVFRRADALEVINVWGVAPGKKVAVVGAFPEEITAELDRWGIEYVVVPNPKRVEGDDRVERLIDWNGNSYEVDAVIMADGRIPDINPVTQAGGKLRFKRGYYMPVLNSQHRIRDGIYVAGSAVSIKPHYANYLEGRLVGAYLLQEFGFEAEPCVYEEKLKEYEPIARPLPRLPLDELSGEDVQICGCGVTLKKVDDVVKSGITDLQIIKRLTHLAMGFCQGRYCLFNGALLTSQRSGTPMDRLDIPVARPPIKNVKMKVVAGRD; encoded by the coding sequence ATGAGACCGCTCGACCTGACGGAAAAGGACCCTTCTAAGAAGGTTACAATCTACCTGGACGGAAAACCGTACGAGGCCTACGAGGGGGAAAAGTTCCCCGTCGCAATGCTCGCAAACGGCGTTTACTGGCTCACGACGAGCAGTGAAGGGAGGCACAGGGGTGCGTTCACATTTGGGCCCGTCCCGGTCACTGTTAACGGCGTAAAGAACATCAATGGAAGGAAGCTCAAGGTAACGGACGGAATGAGGATAGAGAGGCAGACCTACACCGATTTCCAGGAGCAGGTTGAAATAGATGAAGGAAAGCCCGTCCTCCAGTACGTCGTTGATGTCGCAGTTATCGGCGCCGGCCCCGCCGGTTTGGGCGTCATCAAGGAAATCGGCGGCAGGCTTACCACGGCACTGATCGAGGAAAAGGGCTGGCTCGGCGGTGACCTGAAGCTCAAGGGCGTCAAGCAGGAGGGCTTTGGCGACCCGAAAGAGGCCCTGGAGGAGCTTACTGAGCTCCCGGAGAACACCCGTGTTTTCCTTGGAACGGCCGCACTCGGCGTTTTTGATAAGGGCGAATACTTCCTCGTCCCTGCAGTTAGGGACGACCAGCTCATCGAGATAATGGCCAAGCGCGTCGTTCTGGCAACTGGAGCCGTTGACTCGATAATGCTCTTCGAGAACAACGACTACCCCGGCGTCTTCAGGAGAGCAGATGCCCTTGAGGTCATCAACGTCTGGGGAGTCGCCCCCGGGAAAAAGGTCGCCGTCGTCGGCGCGTTTCCGGAGGAGATAACGGCCGAGCTCGACCGATGGGGAATCGAGTACGTTGTGGTGCCGAACCCCAAGCGCGTGGAAGGAGACGACAGGGTGGAGCGCCTCATCGACTGGAACGGCAACAGCTACGAAGTAGATGCGGTTATAATGGCCGATGGAAGGATTCCGGACATCAACCCCGTGACCCAGGCCGGCGGGAAGCTGAGGTTCAAGCGCGGCTACTACATGCCGGTTCTCAACTCCCAGCACAGGATACGCGATGGAATATACGTCGCCGGAAGCGCCGTTTCAATAAAGCCCCACTACGCCAACTACCTCGAAGGAAGGCTCGTTGGGGCGTATCTCCTCCAGGAGTTCGGCTTTGAGGCGGAGCCGTGCGTCTACGAGGAGAAGCTGAAGGAATACGAGCCGATTGCAAGGCCCCTTCCGCGCCTTCCGCTCGATGAGCTGAGCGGAGAGGACGTGCAGATATGCGGCTGTGGGGTCACGCTGAAGAAGGTTGACGACGTCGTGAAGAGCGGCATAACCGACCTCCAGATAATCAAAAGGCTGACCCATCTCGCCATGGGCTTCTGCCAAGGAAGGTACTGCCTCTTCAACGGCGCTCTTCTAACTTCACAGAGGAGCGGGACGCCAATGGACAGGCTCGACATTCCCGTTGCGAGGCCGCCGATTAAGAACGTGAAGATGAAGGTTGTCGCAGGGAGGGATTGA
- a CDS encoding NAD(P)/FAD-dependent oxidoreductase — MPTRELPEKSEITIIGGGIVGVTIAHELAKRGEEVTVIEKRFIGSGSTFRCGTGIRQQFNDEANVQVMKRSVELWKRYSEEYGFPFEQTGYLFLLYDDEEVETFKRNIAIQNRFGVPTRLITPEEAKEIVPLLDISEVIAASWNPTDGKADPFHSTTKFALHAEEFGARLVEYTEVKDFIIKNGEIKGLKTTRGTIKTGIVINATNAWAKLINAMAGIGVKIPIEPYKHQAVITQPIKKGSIKPMVISFKYGHAYLTQTAHGGVVGGVGYELGPTYDLNPTYEFLREVSYYFTKIIPALRELLILRTWAGYYAKTPDSNPAIGKIEELSDYYIAAGFSGHGFMMAPAVAEMVADIITKGKTDLPVEWYDPYRFERGELRGQALQMG; from the coding sequence ATGCCGACGAGGGAGCTTCCGGAAAAGAGCGAAATAACTATCATCGGTGGGGGAATCGTTGGGGTCACGATAGCACACGAGCTCGCCAAGCGCGGTGAGGAAGTCACTGTCATAGAGAAGCGCTTCATCGGTTCAGGTTCTACCTTCCGCTGTGGGACGGGCATAAGGCAGCAGTTCAACGACGAGGCGAACGTCCAGGTCATGAAGCGCTCGGTTGAGCTGTGGAAGCGCTATAGTGAAGAGTACGGCTTCCCCTTCGAGCAGACGGGCTACCTCTTCCTGCTCTACGACGACGAAGAGGTGGAGACCTTCAAGCGCAACATCGCAATACAGAACAGGTTCGGCGTCCCCACGAGGCTCATAACGCCAGAGGAGGCCAAGGAGATAGTTCCCCTCCTGGACATAAGCGAGGTTATCGCCGCTTCCTGGAACCCGACCGACGGAAAGGCCGACCCGTTCCACTCGACGACCAAGTTCGCCCTCCACGCCGAGGAGTTCGGGGCGAGGCTGGTGGAGTACACTGAGGTCAAAGACTTCATAATCAAGAACGGCGAGATTAAGGGCCTGAAAACCACCAGGGGCACGATCAAAACCGGCATCGTCATCAACGCCACCAACGCCTGGGCCAAGCTCATCAACGCCATGGCGGGAATAGGCGTGAAGATTCCGATAGAGCCCTACAAGCACCAGGCGGTCATAACCCAGCCCATAAAGAAGGGCTCCATAAAGCCGATGGTCATCTCCTTCAAGTACGGTCACGCTTACTTAACTCAGACGGCCCACGGCGGTGTCGTCGGCGGTGTCGGTTACGAGCTCGGCCCGACCTACGACCTGAACCCCACCTACGAGTTTCTGCGCGAGGTGAGCTACTACTTCACCAAGATAATCCCCGCCCTGAGGGAGCTCCTCATACTTAGAACCTGGGCGGGATACTACGCCAAGACCCCTGACAGCAACCCTGCCATCGGAAAAATCGAGGAGCTGAGCGACTACTACATTGCTGCCGGCTTCAGTGGACACGGCTTCATGATGGCACCCGCTGTTGCGGAGATGGTCGCAGACATCATCACGAAGGGCAAGACCGACCTGCCCGTCGAGTGGTACGACCCTTACCGCTTCGAGCGCGGGGAGCTGCGCGGACAGGCCCTCCAGATGGGCTGA
- a CDS encoding MFS transporter has product MSRRELVVTQGKREKTLKLKKLRVKRKNIVVLAVAMFLANMSFGMAFPYLGVYMRLLGASMFMVGLLSVAFNLTSTVFQYPFGWLSDSTGDRKSFIAFGLASTGLFYTAMAFVGSATGVLILRTLQGTFGSAMTPAHSALISELSTRAGSIFGLFNSIENAGYMVGNFLGSAIVEYAGIRKLFIISGVILFVSAGIVLMIRERPAGRRSLLGMILVQEGRESWRATVKGSAFRKLMRGHLGPFYVTVFLVMVASGQFYSVSSVYFEEVFGGWSVGVIFGIESLAAALTGYFLGKLIDRHGAKRFYLIAIAGYGLAFLLYALVRNVWLVFGVAFLSGVKWILTINSTSTYVAQNVKVSERAQGMGLLNAMMSLGWVVGPLLGGYLSGISFTLNFLSTLIPLGLAFVLALRLPG; this is encoded by the coding sequence ATGAGCAGGCGAGAGCTGGTTGTTACCCAGGGAAAGCGTGAAAAGACCCTTAAACTCAAAAAGCTCCGGGTTAAACGGAAGAATATTGTCGTTCTAGCGGTAGCTATGTTCCTCGCCAACATGTCATTCGGAATGGCCTTCCCTTACCTTGGCGTCTACATGCGCCTTCTTGGTGCGAGCATGTTCATGGTGGGCCTTCTGAGCGTTGCTTTCAACCTGACATCTACGGTCTTTCAGTACCCCTTCGGCTGGCTCTCCGATTCTACAGGTGACAGGAAGAGCTTCATAGCCTTTGGCCTGGCCTCGACGGGCCTCTTTTACACGGCCATGGCCTTCGTTGGCTCCGCGACCGGCGTCCTAATCCTCAGGACGCTCCAGGGGACGTTTGGGTCAGCGATGACGCCGGCCCACTCGGCCCTCATCTCGGAGCTCTCGACGAGGGCAGGCTCGATATTTGGCCTCTTCAACTCCATCGAGAACGCCGGCTACATGGTTGGTAACTTCCTCGGCTCGGCGATAGTGGAATACGCCGGCATCAGGAAACTCTTCATAATCTCGGGCGTCATACTGTTCGTTTCGGCCGGGATAGTGCTCATGATCCGCGAGCGCCCGGCCGGCAGGCGCTCCCTCCTCGGAATGATCCTAGTCCAGGAGGGCAGGGAGAGCTGGAGGGCGACCGTCAAGGGTTCTGCCTTCAGGAAGCTCATGCGCGGGCACCTGGGGCCCTTCTACGTGACGGTGTTCCTCGTGATGGTGGCGAGCGGGCAGTTCTACAGCGTCTCCTCGGTCTACTTCGAGGAGGTCTTCGGCGGGTGGAGCGTGGGTGTGATTTTCGGTATCGAGAGCCTCGCCGCCGCCCTTACCGGCTACTTCCTTGGAAAGCTTATAGACCGGCACGGGGCCAAGAGGTTCTACCTCATTGCCATAGCCGGCTACGGCCTGGCGTTCCTGCTCTACGCGCTCGTTAGAAACGTCTGGCTCGTGTTCGGAGTGGCTTTTCTCTCCGGCGTCAAGTGGATACTCACCATAAACTCAACGTCCACATACGTCGCCCAGAACGTCAAGGTCAGCGAGAGGGCCCAGGGAATGGGCCTCCTCAACGCTATGATGAGCCTTGGCTGGGTGGTTGGGCCGCTCCTTGGAGGCTACCTCTCGGGAATAAGCTTCACGCTGAACTTCCTCAGCACGCTGATACCTCTGGGGTTGGCCTTCGTCCTGGCGCTTAGACTGCCGGGGTGA
- a CDS encoding RNA 2'-phosphotransferase, producing MPSRTKVSKLMAYILRHSPEEFGLKPDAEGFVPLDELVKALQTVYPDVTEKFVREIVARDTKGRYEIRGDKIRARYGHSFPVSLNHEADRESRVLYHGTPRRNLESIMHEGLKPMRRQFVHLSTSRSEAIETGRRHGRDVVLLIIDADCLRKKGLKIYKAGKNVRIVERVPPECITPAV from the coding sequence ATGCCGTCGAGGACAAAGGTCAGCAAGCTCATGGCCTACATACTCCGCCATTCTCCAGAGGAGTTCGGGCTTAAACCGGACGCTGAGGGCTTTGTCCCGCTCGATGAACTCGTAAAGGCCCTTCAGACGGTTTATCCAGACGTTACAGAGAAATTCGTGCGTGAGATAGTTGCCCGGGACACAAAGGGTCGCTACGAGATTAGAGGCGACAAAATCCGCGCCCGCTACGGCCACAGCTTTCCGGTCTCATTGAACCACGAGGCGGACAGGGAGTCGAGGGTTCTTTACCACGGCACGCCAAGGAGAAATCTTGAGAGCATCATGCACGAGGGGTTGAAGCCGATGAGGAGGCAGTTCGTCCACCTGAGCACGAGCAGGAGCGAGGCTATAGAGACCGGCAGACGGCACGGGCGGGACGTTGTGCTCCTGATTATTGACGCAGACTGCCTGAGGAAGAAGGGACTGAAAATCTACAAGGCTGGAAAGAACGTGAGGATAGTTGAGAGAGTTCCTCCAGAGTGCATCACCCCGGCAGTCTAA
- a CDS encoding endonuclease/exonuclease/phosphatase family protein, giving the protein MNVEVKGKILLGIGTGVLLASSLRVFVAGAYSSLEKTFFYGMKFPSALGVALFIIAALVVGRLSRKSGAAIIAAYALALLATDATEYTHLLAAFALPVALTLVKEIEVKYLAMGLVADLGLRVLAVGAEPADTPHTRIILAVFMLLGAYTLSKEPGTLKKPGFELYTFAALLELGLIYPNAVLRYSGIKVYYLPTFVGFSFVIALALLLGPYLSKRQGVATALLVLGSATLFLKPLSLVGLPLALASAIALLESAKGSKWGVIGAVYLFIVSTLALGTYVGRDIGLPFMEDRLEALIFAASLVYALSTYRKHSEVSLPTTRETAGTLGGLAVASLIVLALFHPGPSYAEAKKEVVIWTYNVHQGFGPYDGAFNGYELVNLLREQKPDIWAGQEVVGGMIGNGYQDVPLFVSAYLGYAYEYKPTVEGTYGVAVFSHWHMKTEGELNLKSVGQARPAQKVTIEELGLTVINVHMGLSEEERAMQAEELLKFAREPPVAHIIAGDTNAEPDEEAIKILTREYRDAFSERPPYTFLWKRGDVVDRENIDYILLKKDWPAEVKDYGCLCDVEVSDHRPVWALIELP; this is encoded by the coding sequence ATGAACGTAGAGGTTAAGGGTAAAATCCTGCTGGGTATTGGAACAGGGGTACTGCTGGCCTCATCCCTCAGGGTGTTCGTTGCCGGCGCCTACTCCAGCCTCGAGAAGACGTTCTTTTACGGCATGAAATTCCCCTCCGCACTCGGAGTGGCGCTGTTCATAATCGCCGCACTGGTTGTGGGGAGGCTGAGCAGAAAATCGGGAGCGGCCATAATCGCGGCGTATGCCCTCGCGCTCCTCGCCACCGACGCGACGGAATACACCCACCTCCTCGCGGCGTTTGCACTCCCTGTTGCTCTGACCCTCGTGAAGGAGATTGAAGTGAAATACCTGGCCATGGGCCTCGTGGCCGACCTCGGCCTCCGCGTGCTGGCCGTTGGGGCAGAACCCGCCGACACCCCCCATACAAGGATTATACTCGCTGTTTTCATGCTCCTGGGTGCGTATACCCTCTCAAAAGAGCCAGGGACGCTTAAGAAGCCAGGATTCGAACTCTATACCTTCGCGGCGCTCCTTGAGCTTGGCCTGATATACCCAAACGCTGTGCTCCGCTACTCCGGAATCAAAGTCTATTACCTCCCAACGTTCGTGGGCTTCTCCTTCGTGATAGCCCTCGCGCTGCTGCTGGGTCCCTACCTCTCCAAGAGGCAGGGCGTTGCAACGGCACTGCTCGTCCTCGGCTCTGCCACGCTCTTCCTGAAGCCACTCTCGCTGGTGGGCCTCCCCCTTGCCCTGGCATCGGCTATCGCCCTTCTTGAGAGTGCTAAGGGCAGCAAATGGGGGGTCATTGGGGCGGTTTACCTGTTCATCGTCTCGACCCTCGCACTGGGTACATACGTCGGCAGGGACATCGGCCTGCCCTTCATGGAGGACAGGCTTGAGGCCCTGATTTTTGCCGCGTCTCTCGTCTACGCGCTTTCTACATATAGAAAGCACAGCGAGGTGAGCCTTCCAACCACGAGGGAGACAGCGGGCACGCTCGGCGGCCTTGCAGTCGCTTCGCTCATAGTTCTGGCGCTCTTCCACCCAGGACCGAGCTACGCCGAGGCCAAGAAGGAAGTCGTAATCTGGACGTACAACGTCCACCAGGGCTTCGGGCCCTACGACGGGGCTTTCAACGGCTATGAGCTTGTGAACCTCCTGAGGGAGCAGAAGCCGGACATCTGGGCGGGGCAGGAAGTTGTGGGGGGAATGATAGGCAACGGCTACCAGGACGTCCCGCTCTTTGTCTCAGCATACCTAGGCTACGCCTACGAGTACAAGCCGACAGTTGAAGGCACTTACGGTGTGGCGGTCTTCTCCCACTGGCACATGAAGACCGAGGGGGAGCTGAACCTTAAGAGCGTCGGCCAGGCGAGGCCGGCCCAGAAGGTGACGATTGAAGAGCTCGGTCTGACGGTCATCAACGTCCACATGGGGCTCAGCGAGGAAGAGAGGGCCATGCAGGCGGAGGAGCTCCTGAAGTTCGCCAGGGAACCGCCGGTAGCACACATCATCGCCGGCGACACCAACGCAGAGCCCGACGAGGAGGCCATAAAAATACTCACCCGCGAGTACAGGGACGCATTCTCAGAGAGACCGCCTTATACCTTCCTCTGGAAGCGCGGTGATGTAGTGGACAGGGAGAACATCGATTACATCCTGCTCAAGAAAGACTGGCCAGCGGAGGTCAAAGACTACGGCTGCCTCTGCGACGTTGAGGTGTCCGACCACAGGCCTGTATGGGCACTCATTGAGCTGCCGTGA